Below is a window of 'Nostoc azollae' 0708 DNA.
GACAAATACAAATTGGCGATTTAGTTCTCAAAGAAATTAAAGCCAGATTGCAGTTTTTATTAGATGTCGGGTTAGATTATCTCACGTTAGATCGTCCCGCCATGACATTATCAGGTGGAGAAGGCCAACGAATTCGGTTAGCAACACAAATTGGTTCTGGATTAACAGGAGTTCTCTACGTTTTAGACGAACCAAGCATCGGTTTACATCAAAGAGATAACGGACGTTTATTGAAAACTTTAACCAAATTACGCGACTTAGGAAATACATTAATAGTCGTCGAACATGATGAAGAAACCATACGTGCAGCTAATTATATAGTAGATATTGGTCCTGGTGCAGGAATTCATGGCGGAAATATTATTTCTCAGGGAAATTTAGAAAATTTATTAAATGCAGAAGCTTCTTTAACCGGTGCTTACCTATCAGGAAGAAGAGTCATTAATACCCCAGTCTCTAGAAGAGAAGGAAATGGCAGAACTTTAATAATTAGAAACGCTCATCGCAACAACCTCAGAAATATAGATGTCGAAATTCCTTTAGGTAAACTTGTCGCTGTCACCGGTGTTTCTGGTTCAGGAAAATCTACCTTAATCAATGAACTACTTTATCCAGCATTACAACATCATCTTTTAAAAAGAATTCCCTTTCCCAAAGATATTGATGAAATTAAAGGTTTAAACTGCGTTGACAAAGCCATAGTCATCGACCAATCACCAATTGGTAGAACTCCCCGTTCTAACCCAGCAACCTACACCGGAGTCTTCGATATCATTCGAGATGTGTTTTCCCAAACTATCGAAGCCAAAACCAGAGGCTACAAACCGGGACAATTTTCTTTCAACGTTAAAGGTGGAAGATGTGAAGCTTGTAGCGGACAAGGTGTAAACGTCATTGAAATGAACTTTTTACCTGACGTTTATGTACAGTGTGAAATTTGCAAAGGTGCGAGATACAACCGGGAAACATTACAAGTTAAATATAAAGATAAATCAATTTCCGACGTTCTCAATATGACCGTTGAAGAAGCATTAGCATTTTGTGAAAACATTCCCAAAGCTGTCACCAGATTACAAACATTAGTGGATGTGGGTTTAGGTTATGTGCAGTTAGGACAACCAGCCACAACTTTATCTGGTGGAGAAGCACAACGGGTTAAATTAGCAACAGAATTATCTCGACGTGCAACAGGGAAGACTCTTTATTTAATAGATGAACCAACAACAGGATTGTCTTTTTACGACGTACATAAATTGTTGGATGTTTTACAAAAATTGGTGGATAAAGGAAATTCGATTTTAGTCATTGAACATAATTTAGATGTGATTCGTTGTTCTGATTGGGTAATAGATTTGGGACCAGAAGGAGGAGATCAAGGAGGACAAATTATTATTGCAGGTACACCGGAAGATGTGGCGGAAAATCAACGTTCTTATACTGGGGAATATTTAAGGCAGGTGTTGAAGCAATATTCGGCAGTTGTCTAAGTGAGGATAGTGAGGATTATGAGTCGAATAAGCTCCCCGACTTCTGACATCAATTTATAATTTATTTACAAGGTCAAAAAAGAAGTCGGGGATCTGGGTATTATATAAAAGCATTCCTAAAATTGTTTACAATCAAATCAGAGCTATCAGAATATAGGGAAAAAAACTGATTATGCAAAGCATGAAACTAGAATCTCACATTGGTAATGATGGAATATTACACATACCTTTACCCCAGATACGAGATGCTGATGTAGAAGTAATAATCGTTTATCAATAAAAACCCAAGGCTGAAAAAGCATCACTCGCATCATTAGATTAAATTTGCGCTGATGATCCTATTATCATTGATAATGAAGGTATTTTTGATAACCTAGATGAAAAAATAGAAGGAATGTTTGATTAAACAAATGCTCTACCTACTTGATACTAATGTTTGTGTAATGTACTTGAATGCTCGGTCTGTATCTGTTCAAAACCGGATTTTATCAGTACTAACTAAAGATATAGCTGTATGTTCTGTGGTAAAAGCAGAACTTTCTTATGGTGCAATGCGAAGTAATAATTCTAAACGCACATTGGAAAAACAACAATCATTTCTCGATCATTAGACCTCTTGCAAAATTGGTTATGTGGTATGATGGAGAGTTGTAGATTTTATGTATTTTTGTTTGGTGTTATTTGCGATCACTAATTCAAGCATAACCGTGTAACTCTAACTTTTGGCTAAAACAAAGACAACCCCTCTTATAACATAAAATTAATTCTGCAAGAGGTCTATTATGATTCTTTACCTTTTAATGATGAAGCTGCTTCTATGTTTTGGTAAAATTCGCGCTCAACTGACTGCTATAGGAACACCCATCGGCGCGTATGATCTACAAATTACCGCTATTGCCTTAGCTAACAATTTAATATTAGTGACACACAACAATACCAGAGAATTTTCACGTATTCCTAAGTTAAAACTGGAAGACTCGGAAAGCAAATAAATTCAGAAATAAAAACTCTTCCTTATTTTTTTCTTCCTTCTTCCTTCGCGCTCTATCCCTACGGGATGCTACACGAACGCTTCTTCGTGGTTCAATTACCACCCACTTTCAACACCAATGCGAAATCACACCCCCTTCCTAAAAAACTGCCTTAAAATCTCGCCCGCTTCCCTATCCCAAGTATCAATATGTTCATAAATCAAACCCTCATTATTCAACTTATAAGTCGAATATCCATTAAAAAATAACCGCGCCTTCGAGGGAACTCGCAACACACCCTGCACAGTCCACGTTGCTAAAATTGTATTCTCCTCCGACTCACACACATCATGTAAATCAAAAGCAATTTCCCTAAAGAACAACTGACCATGAAAACGTAAAGTCCAAAAAATAATCCGATAATTAAACTTACCCTTAAACTTATTCACCGGGTCACGAAAAAAGATATCCTGTGAATAGATATCATAAAAAATATCCTGCTCAAACAAAGTCGGTAAATCTTGTTTGAGAGTTTCGATAATCTGTTCAGGTTGTAACTTAACCACTGATTTTCTCCCTTAAAAATTTTTCTCAATTGTTTCTCTAATCGCTGCAACATGGAAGTAGACCTGCGATAACTCAAATTAATATCTTGTAAATTATTGTAAATCTACCAAATTTGGAAATAATGCCGACTGAGCATAGGGTCCTTTTTTTAAAACTTTCGCTAACTGATTATTATTCTCCCGCAAACCTTCATAAAATAAGTATACTTCTCCATTAATTCGCAATTGACGATTATATTCAATTATCTGTAATAAATAATCTGGACTAATTCTATAATTTCCTAATTTGATTTGATTAAAATCCCTGGTGCTAGTGTTCGTAACATAGCATCTGGAAATTAGTTATTTACCAACCTATTAAGAACGCATTTATAACTGAAAAAATCACGTCGATAAGTTTGTGGATGGACAATATCAACAATTCCCCGCTTTCACTAACTTGGTGAATCTTGTAAATATTCTCGAAATCCCCAATCCTAAATATTAGGTGCCACTGAAACTAATAAATCAGGATTAACTACTTTCACTTCTTGGTAAAGCAGTGCTAAAACCTTAGATAGAATATTGGCTCGCCACTTTAAACAATGTTTATCCTTGTGGTTCTTTGGTGGATATTTCTTAAACTGTTGACGGTAGCGGTTTACAGTCCATTGATCATATCTACCTTCCCATGCTAACGCCGGAAAAAGATCATCTCCCTGAATTCCATCAACATCATAATTCTTAACAACTTCCAAAAATAAATTTAATAGAAATTCCTGCACCTGAAAACCAAAAGCATTCAGCCATTCAAAACCATTCTTTTTCAGGAAGTTACCCTGGTAATTATATGCTCCCCATTCTGGTTTTTGTTGTAATAACATCCCGCCATTTAAATTATAGGAACTGACGAAACCATATTCAAACCAAGCTATGACTTTTAAACCTACTCGTCGTACTTCTTCTACTAATTCGGCTAAAGGATCACGCCCTAAAAAACTTGAACCAATTTCTATACCAAACATATTCCACATTGTGGAACTCCGATACAAGGTAACTCCTTGATTCCAAACAACAGGAAAGACGACATTAAATCCCGTTTCAGCTAAAAATTCCATTGCTTCAGCAATGTTTTGTCTTGATCTGAGAACCTGACTATCAGTTGTGGTTAACCAGATACCACGTATTTCTACTTTATTCATTTACACCCTGACACCATTTTAGATTTTGGATTTTGGATTTTGGATTTTGGATTTTGGATTGCGAATATCTTGCTGGGGACTAGTACCCCAAGGCGCAAATAAACCAACCATTCCAAATCTCTGAAAAGCTCACGCCATATACATTTTGGATTTTGTTAGCGTAGGGTATCCGAAGGAGATATTTTGTTAGGGTAGATCTTCTGAAAGAAGCATTTTGAATTCACGACGGTACTAGGTTATGTGAATCTGTCAATAGCAATTGTTTTTCCCCTTGGTATAACCTTTAATAGATGTTGTTCTGCAAAAGTTATTGTATAATCTATTTCATAAACAGTTACAGTAGTCACCAATTCAATCTGAATTTATGCCTATCATAGAAAATTCTTGGACACACGCTTATATAACTACTAATAGCATCAAATTACATTATGTCACCCAAGGTGAAGGAATTTTAATGTTAATGTTGCATGGGTTTCCTGAATTTTGCTACTCATGGCGGCATCAAATCCCCGAATTTACCCAAAATTATCAAGTTGTTGCTCTTGATTTACGTGGCTATAACGATAGTGATAAACCCCAAACACAATCTGCTTATGTCATGGATGAATTTGTTAAATATATTGAAGAAGTAATTCAAGGTTTAGGATATGAAAGTTGTGTTTTAGTTGGTCATGATTAGGGTACTGCGATAGCTTGGAATTTTGCCTACGCTCACCCAGACATGATAGAAAAACTAATTATACTAAACCTCCCCCATCCAGCCAAATTTTCCCAAGGCTTAAGCACTCCTCAGCAGCTTTTACGCAGTTACTATATCTTTTTGTTTCAACTTCCTCTGCTTCCCGAACTAGTCATGCAAGCTTCTGACTATGAAGCTATTACCAAAGAAACCTTTCAATAAAAACGCCTTCACCACAGCAGACCTAGCAGCCTACAAAGACGCTGCTGGTAAAGGAGGAGCAATCACAGCTATGTTAAATTACTATTGTAATATTTTTCAACAGCGCCTCCTCAACAAAAATTGGAGTATTCTCGAAGTTCCCACCCTCATGATTTGGGGAGAACAAGACACCGCACTAGGAAAAGAACTTACTTTATGGTACTCAAGAATATGTCAAGAACTGACAAATCAAATATATTCCTAATTCTGGTCATTGGGTTCAGCAGGAACAGCCAGAACCGGTTACAAAGTATATACGAGAATTTCTCGCTTACAACGATCTACGTACTAGGAAAAAATATTCATTTTGTACCACAGTAAAACCTTATTCTGTAATGCAACTTCAAAATAGTTAACACTAAATTTAGTAACCGCAATTTATCTCAAATCAGCATTTAGACATACCTCAAACCTAAACCCAGTAGTAGTTAGAGCATTAGTAACCAATTGGAAAAACATCACATCTAGCTTGTGAAATAAATTAACCTTCTTCCCGCATTTAGTGAGATAATCAATTTGTGAGGAAAAGAACGGATGCTATTCTATATAAGGAAGGGGGAATCATTATGAAACGCCAGCTATTAACCGCTATAGCCTTAGTCGCTCCCCTATTGTTTGCTAACTCAGTTCAAGCTGGGAATAGACAAGACTTACAAAAACTTTTGTCCAGTGGGGAATGTCAGCGTTGTGAACTATCAGGAGTCAACCTCAGCGGCGCTCATCTAATTGGTGCAGATTTACGAGGCGCAAATCTCCGCGGTGCTAACTTAACAGAAGCCAACCTCGAAGGTGCTGACCTCACAGGCGCAAATTTGACAGGTGCAAATTTAACATCAGCTTTTGTCACCAACGTCAACCTCAAACAAGCTAATCTCAATGGTGCAAACCTAACCAGTGCTACTATTAACGATTCCAACGTATATCAAGCATCGATGAATGACCTAACTATTACTGGTGCAGAAATATATAATACTGGTATCGGCATTGGTGGAGAAGACGCGCAAATTCCTGATTGGAAATAAACTCTAGATTAAGGTTGTTTTAGGCGCAATTTACTCATAGAACAAATAGAAAACCTCTGCTTTCATTAAAATTAAGCAGAGGTATGCTCATGGAATATCTTATGATTTAAGACCACCAGATTTTATGTTAATACTGGTGCGATGGCTTCTGAAAGAGACTTATTAGCCGCTACTTTTAACACATCGACCTTGTCAAGGCGTTCCCAAGGTAAATCTAAATCAGTTCTTCCCAAGTGACCGTAAGCTGCAACGTCCTGATAGAAACGTCCGCCTCTTTCACTGGGTAAGTTACGTAAATTGAAAGTGTGGATAATTCCTGCTGGACGCAATTCAAAGTTATCTTTGACTAATTGCAGCAAAATTTCATCATCCACTTTACCAGTTCCAAAGGTATCCACAAAAATACTTACAGGTCTGGCTACACCAATGGCATAACTTAACTGCACTTCACATTTTTCTGCTAACCCCGCCGCTACAATATTTTTAGCTGCATAACGAGCAGCATAAGCAGCAGAACGATCTACCTTCGTGGGATCCTTACCAGAGAAAGCACCACCACCATGTCGGGAATAACCACCGTAAGTATCAACAATGATTTTCCTTCCAGTTAGACCAGAATCACCTTGAGGTCCACCAATCACAAATTTACCTGTAGGATTGACTAAAAAGCGTGTCTCTTCAGTTGGCTTAACTTCAATATCGCCAAACACAGGTATTACCACCATTGACCACAGCTCTTCCTTAATTTTGGCTTGTACCGCAGCCTCATCCGTAATATCCCCAATATTAGGTGTATGCTGAGTAGAAATCAAAATCGTATCGATACCTACGGGTCTGCCATCCTCATAAACCACAGTAATTTGGGTTTTACCATCAGGACGCAGATAAACTAAATCACCCATTTTCCTCACTGCTGCCAGCCTAAGCGCAATGCGGTGAGCTAGACTAATAGGTAAAGGCATCAATTCTGGTGTTTCGTTGCAAGCAAAACCGAACATGATACCTTGATCACCAGCACCAATTTTATCGAATAGTTCTTCACTATCCTGAGCACGGCTTTCCTGAGCAGTATTTACACCTTGAGCAATATCAGGTGATTGTTCATCTAAAGCTACTAGCACACTAGTACTGGTAGCACAAAAGCCGTTGACTGCATCAGTATAGCCAATTTCTGCAATTTTATTCCGCGCCAAATTGACAAAATTCACATTGGCTTTGGTAGTAATTTCGCCAGTAATTAGCACCAGACCAGTATTAACAACAACCTCAGCCGCAACCCGACTAGTGGGGTCTTGAGTAAGTAGAGCATCCAGAATAGTATCTGAAATTTGATCACAGATTTTATCTGGATGACCTTCAGTTACGGACTCGGAAGTAAATAAATAGCGTCGAGACAAAGGAATTCCTCCTAGATCAATTTTGTTCACTGGCTAAATTCAGGCATTTAGTTCAGCTATTAATTTCTGAAATCATAACAATATTTACAGACTCACTGTCTATATTTTGGACTATTAAGACAACACATTAATCCATAAAAAAAGGGGTACACCCACAGATGCAACCCCTTTTGTTTATTAACATTGCTGGCTTTAGACTTGAACCGCTAACTTTGCTTCCTTAGCTGTCAATCGCTCATAAACAGAACGCATTTTCAGCCCTGTCAGTACTTGGAACAAACCAGTACCATTGTTGGAACCTGGATATTCACGGTGTTGTAGCAATAAGTGAGTCATCTCACCTATGTATTTAGTAGAAGTATTGCTGAGATGGTTTTCGATGTAAATGATTTCTTCTAAGTTGTCAAACTGACCATCTACTTCTAATACAGAAACGTAGCGACCGTAGTAAACATCAGAACCATAGTACATTTGCATACCAGGGTAGGAACAAGTCAGTTTGCGTCCGCAAGGAGTCCACTGAATAGTGGAACCTTCATCAAACAAGTAAGCTGGATTAAATCCTTCTTTACCTTCTCGTTGCAACATCCGTACCCGCAAAACTTTGCGCTCTGTATCATTATTGATTAAGTTTGTGGGTAATACTTGCAAAACCACATCAGCAAATTCTCTTTGTGGTTCGATAAACTTGTCAAAGTCAGGTTTACGAGAGTTAATTTGCGCTAACACATCTTCGTAGCGGTGGCCTCGTTCAGCCATATCCCGTTGAATCTTCCAGGCAATTTTGACTTCATCGCTGATGTCAAAGTAAACACTGAAATCAAGCAAGGCTCTCACCCGTTCATCATATAAAGGATGTAGACCTTCAACTACTATAATATGGTTTGGTTCAATCCGTTCTGCCGGATCGATCAAGCCGGTTTCGTGGTTGTAAATCGGCTTATCAATCGCTTGGCCTTCTTTGAGAGCCTTAATTTGCTCATACATCAGGTCAAAATTGTTAGCTCTGGGGTCTAGTGCAGTTATACCAGTTTCTTTGCGTTGTTTACGATCTAGGGAATGATAGTCATCCAAGCAGATAAC
It encodes the following:
- a CDS encoding DUF2358 domain-containing protein, which translates into the protein MVKLQPEQIIETLKQDLPTLFEQDIFYDIYSQDIFFRDPVNKFKGKFNYRIIFWTLRFHGQLFFREIAFDLHDVCESEENTILATWTVQGVLRVPSKARLFFNGYSTYKLNNEGLIYEHIDTWDREAGEILRQFFRKGV
- a CDS encoding type II toxin-antitoxin system VapC family toxin, with amino-acid sequence MLYLLDTNVCVMYLNARSVSVQNRILSVLTKDIAVCSVVKAELSYGAMRSNNSKRTLEKQQSFLDH
- the uvrA gene encoding excinuclease ABC subunit UvrA, which codes for MSEHLATSLNHRLPYPDNSQNTIRIRGARQHNLKNIDLELPRDRLIVFTGVSGSGKSSLAFDTIFAEGQRRYVESLSAYARQFLGQLDKPDVEAIEGLSPAISIDQKSTSHNPRSTVGTVTEIYDYLRLLYGRAGEPHCPKCDRCISPQTIDEMCDRIMELPDRTRFQILAPVVRGKKGTHGKLLSSLAAQGFGRIKVNGEVLELSDFIELDKNITHNIELVIDRLVKKDGIQERLVDSLTTCLNQSNGISIIEVLNHTCHKVKQEVPHSKYISNGGENQDISAQELASEMVFSENFACPEHGAIMEELSPRLFSFNSPYGACSHCHGIGTLKRFSPELVIPNQDSPMYAALAPWSEKENSYYLELLYSLGQAYGFELQTQWSKLTPEQQQIILYGEEKPAEGKKQAFKGVVPILQRQYEGGTELVKQKLEEYLIDQPCEVCGGKRLKPEALAVKLGQYGISDLTSVSIRECRERIDRLKLTPRQIQIGDLVLKEIKARLQFLLDVGLDYLTLDRPAMTLSGGEGQRIRLATQIGSGLTGVLYVLDEPSIGLHQRDNGRLLKTLTKLRDLGNTLIVVEHDEETIRAANYIVDIGPGAGIHGGNIISQGNLENLLNAEASLTGAYLSGRRVINTPVSRREGNGRTLIIRNAHRNNLRNIDVEIPLGKLVAVTGVSGSGKSTLINELLYPALQHHLLKRIPFPKDIDEIKGLNCVDKAIVIDQSPIGRTPRSNPATYTGVFDIIRDVFSQTIEAKTRGYKPGQFSFNVKGGRCEACSGQGVNVIEMNFLPDVYVQCEICKGARYNRETLQVKYKDKSISDVLNMTVEEALAFCENIPKAVTRLQTLVDVGLGYVQLGQPATTLSGGEAQRVKLATELSRRATGKTLYLIDEPTTGLSFYDVHKLLDVLQKLVDKGNSILVIEHNLDVIRCSDWVIDLGPEGGDQGGQIIIAGTPEDVAENQRSYTGEYLRQVLKQYSAVV
- the metK gene encoding methionine adenosyltransferase — its product is MSRRYLFTSESVTEGHPDKICDQISDTILDALLTQDPTSRVAAEVVVNTGLVLITGEITTKANVNFVNLARNKIAEIGYTDAVNGFCATSTSVLVALDEQSPDIAQGVNTAQESRAQDSEELFDKIGAGDQGIMFGFACNETPELMPLPISLAHRIALRLAAVRKMGDLVYLRPDGKTQITVVYEDGRPVGIDTILISTQHTPNIGDITDEAAVQAKIKEELWSMVVIPVFGDIEVKPTEETRFLVNPTGKFVIGGPQGDSGLTGRKIIVDTYGGYSRHGGGAFSGKDPTKVDRSAAYAARYAAKNIVAAGLAEKCEVQLSYAIGVARPVSIFVDTFGTGKVDDEILLQLVKDNFELRPAGIIHTFNLRNLPSERGGRFYQDVAAYGHLGRTDLDLPWERLDKVDVLKVAANKSLSEAIAPVLT
- a CDS encoding phosphoribulokinase, with translation MTKPERVVLIGVAGDSGCGKSTFLRRLIDLFGEDLMTVICLDDYHSLDRKQRKETGITALDPRANNFDLMYEQIKALKEGQAIDKPIYNHETGLIDPAERIEPNHIIVVEGLHPLYDERVRALLDFSVYFDISDEVKIAWKIQRDMAERGHRYEDVLAQINSRKPDFDKFIEPQREFADVVLQVLPTNLINNDTERKVLRVRMLQREGKEGFNPAYLFDEGSTIQWTPCGRKLTCSYPGMQMYYGSDVYYGRYVSVLEVDGQFDNLEEIIYIENHLSNTSTKYIGEMTHLLLQHREYPGSNNGTGLFQVLTGLKMRSVYERLTAKEAKLAVQV
- a CDS encoding pentapeptide repeat-containing protein, which gives rise to MKRQLLTAIALVAPLLFANSVQAGNRQDLQKLLSSGECQRCELSGVNLSGAHLIGADLRGANLRGANLTEANLEGADLTGANLTGANLTSAFVTNVNLKQANLNGANLTSATINDSNVYQASMNDLTITGAEIYNTGIGIGGEDAQIPDWK